A single Klebsiella variicola DNA region contains:
- a CDS encoding DUF2509 family protein: MSRQRGMSSLLMVLLLLTLGSLLLEGLNLQQRALLAQTASETQAIRDTAIAHSALQWGKQQAWSAQLPLACREQTPQGWRACLRIFGDGSLLLSSASGEVQVWQSGEVRGGQVRFSAHGWSDFCPLREASLCQMP; this comes from the coding sequence GTGAGCCGTCAGCGTGGAATGTCGTCGCTGCTGATGGTGCTCCTGTTGCTGACCCTCGGCAGCCTGTTACTCGAGGGGCTTAACCTGCAGCAGCGGGCGCTGCTGGCGCAAACCGCCAGCGAAACGCAGGCGATCCGCGATACGGCGATAGCCCATTCGGCGCTGCAGTGGGGAAAACAACAGGCCTGGTCGGCGCAGCTGCCGCTGGCCTGCCGGGAGCAGACGCCGCAGGGCTGGCGTGCCTGCCTGCGTATCTTCGGCGACGGTTCACTGTTGCTCAGCAGCGCCAGCGGCGAGGTGCAGGTCTGGCAGTCCGGCGAGGTGCGCGGCGGGCAGGTGCGTTTTTCCGCCCACGGCTGGAGCGATTTTTGCCCGCTCAGGGAGGCGAGCTTATGTCAAATGCCCTGA
- the ptrA gene encoding pitrilysin, with the protein MPRSLWFKVFVVLAALWAPFSQADTGWQPIQETIRKSEKDTRQYQAIRLDNDMVVLLVSDPQAVKSLSALVVPVGSLQDPADHQGLAHFLEHMTLMGSQKYPQPDSLAEFLKLHGGSHNASTAPYRTAFYLEVENDALDGAVDRLADAIAAPLLDKKYADRERNAVNAELTMARTRDGMRMAQVSAETINPAHPAAHFSGGNLETLSDKPGSPVLDALHTFRDSWYSANLMKAVIYSNKPLPALARMAADTFGRVPNRQISRPEITVPVVTDAQKGIIIHYVPAMPRKVLRVEFRIDNNSDRFRSKTDELVTYLIGNRSPGTLSDWLQKQGLAEGIRADSDPVVNGNSGVLAISATLTDKGLAHRDEVTAAIFSYLDLLRTQGIDKRYFDELAHVLALDFRYPSINRDMDYVEWLADTMIRVPVEHALDVVNIADQYDPQAIKDRLAMMTPQNARIWYISPQEPHNKTAYFVDAPYQVDKISEQTFADWQQKSQAIQLQLPVLNPYIPDDFTLIKSDKAWPHPQLILDEPTLRVVYAPSQYFASEPKADISLVLRNPQAMDSARRQVMFALNDYLAGIALDQLSNQAAVGGISFSTGANNGLMVNANGYTQHLPALFSDLLQGYFSYTPTEEQLEQAKSWYAQMMDSAEKGKAYDQAIMPIQMVSQVPYFQREVRRALLPSITLKEVLDYRANLKTKGRPELMVIGNMTSDAATTLARQIQQQLGADGNEWCRNKDVVVNRQQLAIFNKAGNSTDSALAAVFAPPNVDEFSSTAASTLLGQIIQPWFYNQLRTEEQLGYAVFAFPMNVGRQWGMGFLLQSSDKQPAFLWQRFQAFFPTAEAKLRAMKPEEFAQLQQAVISQMLQAPQTLGDEASKLSKDFDRGNMRFDSRDKVVAQIKLLTPQKLADFFHQTVVDPQGMTILSQISGSQNGKADYAQPKGGKVWENVSALQQSLPLMRENE; encoded by the coding sequence ATGCCCCGCAGTTTATGGTTCAAGGTTTTTGTTGTGCTGGCCGCCCTCTGGGCGCCGTTTAGTCAGGCCGACACCGGATGGCAGCCGATTCAGGAGACGATCCGCAAAAGCGAAAAAGATACGCGTCAGTATCAGGCGATCCGCCTTGATAACGACATGGTCGTGCTGCTGGTTTCCGATCCGCAGGCGGTGAAATCGCTGTCGGCGCTGGTGGTGCCGGTGGGATCCCTGCAGGATCCGGCCGATCATCAGGGGCTGGCGCATTTTCTGGAACATATGACGCTGATGGGGTCGCAAAAATATCCCCAGCCTGACAGCCTTGCAGAGTTTCTTAAACTGCACGGCGGCAGCCATAACGCCAGCACCGCGCCTTACCGCACCGCGTTTTATCTCGAAGTGGAAAATGATGCGCTGGACGGGGCCGTAGACCGCCTGGCCGACGCCATCGCCGCGCCGCTGCTGGATAAAAAATATGCCGACCGCGAACGTAACGCGGTCAACGCCGAGCTGACGATGGCCCGGACGCGAGACGGGATGCGCATGGCCCAGGTCAGCGCGGAGACCATCAACCCGGCCCACCCGGCGGCCCACTTCTCCGGTGGTAACCTCGAGACGCTCAGCGATAAGCCCGGCAGCCCGGTACTTGATGCGCTGCATACCTTCCGCGATAGCTGGTACTCCGCCAACCTGATGAAAGCGGTGATCTACAGCAACAAGCCGTTGCCGGCGCTGGCGCGGATGGCTGCTGACACCTTTGGCCGCGTGCCGAATCGTCAGATCAGCAGGCCGGAAATTACCGTCCCGGTGGTAACGGATGCGCAAAAAGGCATCATTATTCACTATGTGCCGGCGATGCCGCGCAAAGTGCTGCGCGTCGAGTTTCGCATCGACAACAACAGCGATCGCTTCCGCAGCAAAACCGATGAGCTGGTCACCTATCTCATCGGCAACCGCAGCCCGGGCACGCTCTCCGACTGGCTGCAAAAGCAGGGGCTGGCGGAAGGTATCCGCGCCGATTCCGATCCGGTGGTAAACGGCAACAGCGGCGTACTGGCGATCTCTGCCACCCTCACCGATAAAGGCCTGGCGCACCGCGACGAAGTGACGGCGGCCATTTTCAGCTATCTCGACCTCCTGCGTACTCAGGGCATCGACAAACGGTACTTCGATGAACTGGCGCATGTGCTGGCGCTGGATTTCCGCTATCCGTCGATCAACCGCGACATGGACTACGTGGAATGGCTGGCGGATACCATGATCCGGGTGCCGGTCGAGCATGCGCTGGACGTGGTGAATATTGCCGACCAGTACGACCCGCAGGCGATCAAAGACCGGCTGGCGATGATGACCCCACAGAACGCCCGTATCTGGTATATCAGCCCCCAGGAGCCGCATAACAAGACGGCCTATTTTGTCGATGCGCCGTATCAGGTGGATAAGATTAGCGAGCAGACGTTCGCTGACTGGCAGCAAAAATCGCAGGCCATCCAGCTGCAGCTGCCGGTGCTCAACCCCTATATTCCGGATGATTTCACCCTCATCAAAAGCGATAAAGCCTGGCCGCATCCGCAGCTGATCCTTGATGAACCGACGCTGCGGGTGGTGTATGCCCCGAGCCAGTATTTTGCCAGCGAGCCGAAGGCGGATATCTCCCTGGTGCTGCGTAATCCCCAGGCGATGGACAGCGCTCGCCGGCAGGTGATGTTTGCCCTCAACGATTATCTCGCCGGCATCGCCCTCGATCAGCTCAGTAACCAGGCGGCGGTCGGCGGCATTTCGTTCTCCACCGGCGCTAATAACGGATTAATGGTTAATGCCAACGGCTATACCCAGCACCTTCCGGCACTGTTCAGCGATCTGTTGCAGGGATACTTCAGCTATACGCCGACCGAGGAGCAGCTGGAGCAGGCCAAATCCTGGTATGCGCAGATGATGGACTCCGCCGAGAAAGGCAAAGCCTACGATCAGGCGATAATGCCGATCCAGATGGTCTCCCAGGTGCCGTACTTCCAGCGCGAAGTGCGCCGGGCGCTGCTGCCCTCCATCACCCTTAAAGAGGTGCTCGACTACCGCGCCAACCTGAAAACCAAGGGGCGTCCTGAACTGATGGTGATCGGCAATATGACCTCCGATGCCGCCACGACGCTGGCCCGCCAGATCCAGCAGCAGCTGGGCGCCGACGGCAACGAATGGTGCCGTAATAAAGACGTGGTGGTGAACCGGCAGCAGCTGGCGATCTTCAACAAAGCGGGCAACAGCACCGACTCCGCGCTGGCCGCGGTGTTCGCGCCGCCCAACGTGGATGAGTTCAGCAGCACCGCCGCCAGCACCCTGCTGGGGCAGATTATTCAGCCGTGGTTCTACAACCAGCTGCGTACCGAAGAGCAGCTCGGCTATGCGGTCTTTGCCTTCCCGATGAACGTGGGGCGCCAGTGGGGCATGGGCTTCCTGCTGCAGAGTAGCGATAAGCAGCCGGCCTTCCTCTGGCAGCGGTTCCAGGCCTTCTTTCCCACCGCGGAGGCGAAGCTGCGGGCGATGAAGCCGGAAGAGTTTGCTCAGCTCCAGCAGGCGGTGATAAGCCAGATGCTGCAGGCGCCGCAGACGCTGGGCGATGAAGCCTCGAAACTGAGCAAAGATTTCGATCGCGGTAATATGCGTTTTGATTCACGTGATAAAGTAGTGGCTCAGATTAAACTGCTGACGCCGCAAAAACTTGCCGACTTCTTCCATCAGACGGTGGTGGATCCGCAGGGCATGACGATATTGTCCCAGATTTCCGGTAGCCAGAATGGCAAAGCGGACTATGCCCAGCCGAAAGGCGGCAAAGTGTGGGAAAACGTCAGCGCATTGCAGCAATCCTTACCCCTGATGCGAGAGAATGAATGA
- a CDS encoding prepilin peptidase-dependent protein → MNSRGFSLAEALIAMAIGSLLLMGACRFLPALQRHILRQGEQLALENELWQRVHAVGKHLQRAGYCRGACGGAGLELAADGECLIVRWDANSNGRWETSPAAAAESTGFRLRDGALETLRGASDCRGGGWEKITNPAAIVVTRFSVQRQVTSGFAPELSVTLAARSAQQRGLTSEVEQRVTGYNL, encoded by the coding sequence GTGAACAGTCGAGGATTTTCCCTGGCGGAGGCGCTTATCGCCATGGCCATCGGCTCGCTGCTGCTGATGGGGGCCTGCCGTTTTCTGCCTGCCCTGCAGCGTCATATTCTGCGCCAGGGCGAACAGCTGGCCCTGGAGAACGAGCTGTGGCAGCGCGTGCATGCCGTGGGAAAACATCTCCAGCGCGCCGGGTACTGCCGGGGAGCGTGCGGCGGAGCCGGGCTGGAGCTAGCCGCTGATGGCGAGTGTCTGATTGTGCGCTGGGATGCGAACAGCAACGGGAGATGGGAAACCTCCCCCGCGGCAGCGGCGGAGAGCACCGGCTTTCGCCTGCGCGACGGCGCGCTGGAGACCTTGCGCGGGGCCAGCGACTGCCGCGGGGGCGGATGGGAGAAAATCACCAACCCGGCCGCCATCGTGGTGACGCGCTTCTCGGTACAACGTCAGGTCACCTCGGGCTTCGCGCCGGAGCTGAGCGTGACGCTGGCGGCGCGCTCCGCGCAACAGAGGGGCCTGACGAGCGAGGTTGAGCAGCGGGTGACGGGGTATAACCTGTGA
- a CDS encoding prepilin peptidase-dependent protein: MQTFFAYLAGKAIFRRRARVNRRGILDAMNREHGYTLMETLVTLTLMMILSVGGLYGWQRWQQQQQLWQTAVQVRDFLLFLRDDANAYNRDRVLRVGQDEVGWCLSAEGEGPECASGTSFTLRPRWPGITLAGVTPGLGFYGLRSTAWAGNLRLQSAAGSWSIVISHWGRIRLCRSDSAGGCQ; the protein is encoded by the coding sequence ATGCAAACCTTTTTTGCGTATCTGGCCGGGAAAGCTATTTTCCGTCGTCGCGCCAGGGTCAACCGCCGCGGCATACTCGACGCCATGAACAGAGAACATGGCTACACCCTGATGGAAACCCTGGTAACGCTGACACTGATGATGATCCTCAGCGTCGGCGGCCTGTACGGCTGGCAGCGCTGGCAGCAGCAGCAACAACTGTGGCAAACCGCCGTCCAGGTGCGGGATTTTCTGCTCTTTCTGCGCGATGACGCCAACGCGTACAACCGGGACCGCGTGCTTCGCGTCGGCCAGGACGAAGTGGGCTGGTGCCTGAGCGCGGAGGGGGAGGGGCCGGAATGCGCCTCGGGGACATCCTTCACGCTGCGCCCGCGCTGGCCGGGGATCACGCTGGCTGGCGTTACGCCTGGTCTGGGGTTTTATGGTCTGCGCAGCACCGCCTGGGCGGGGAATCTGCGGTTGCAGAGCGCGGCCGGCAGCTGGAGCATTGTGATCTCACACTGGGGGCGGATTCGTTTATGCCGCAGCGACAGCGCAGGAGGGTGTCAGTGA
- a CDS encoding prepilin-type N-terminal cleavage/methylation domain-containing protein, which translates to MSNALKHQRGFSLPETVLAMALMVLTVTALGGYQRGMAQGIVQLNQTRQLWRDAWRYSQLSAPPSPEHGQVSRMQTSTQRCVSITVTISRPVAKRVQMTRLHCPVSQ; encoded by the coding sequence ATGTCAAATGCCCTGAAGCATCAGCGGGGGTTTAGCCTGCCGGAGACCGTGCTGGCGATGGCGCTGATGGTGCTGACGGTCACCGCGCTGGGCGGCTATCAGCGCGGAATGGCGCAAGGAATTGTCCAGTTGAACCAGACCCGTCAGCTGTGGCGGGACGCGTGGCGCTATAGCCAGCTCTCCGCGCCGCCCTCGCCGGAACACGGGCAGGTAAGCCGTATGCAGACATCGACGCAAAGATGTGTCAGCATCACGGTAACGATCAGTAGGCCCGTTGCAAAGCGGGTGCAGATGACCCGGCTGCATTGCCCGGTTAGTCAGTAG
- the thyA gene encoding thymidylate synthase, with amino-acid sequence MKQYLDLMQKVLTEGTPKNDRTGTGTISIFGHQMRFNLQEGFPLVTTKRCHLRSIIHELLWFLQGDTNIAYLHDNNVTIWDEWADENGDLGPVYGKQWRSWPAPDGRHIDQITTVMNQLKNDPDSRRIIVSAWNVGELDKMALAPCHAFFQFYVADGKLSCQLYQRSCDVFLGLPFNIASYALLVHMVAQQCDLQVGDFVWTGGDTHLYSNHLEQTNLQLSREPRPLPKLVIKRKPASIFDYRFEDFEIEGYDPHPGIKAPVAI; translated from the coding sequence ATGAAACAGTATCTTGATTTGATGCAGAAAGTGCTCACCGAGGGCACGCCAAAAAATGACCGCACCGGCACTGGCACGATCTCTATTTTCGGCCATCAGATGCGTTTTAACCTGCAGGAAGGCTTCCCGCTGGTGACCACCAAGCGCTGTCATTTACGCTCCATCATCCATGAACTGCTGTGGTTCCTGCAGGGCGACACCAACATCGCCTATCTGCACGACAACAACGTCACCATCTGGGACGAGTGGGCAGATGAAAATGGCGACCTGGGGCCGGTCTACGGCAAACAGTGGCGTTCCTGGCCTGCGCCGGACGGTCGTCATATCGACCAGATCACCACGGTGATGAACCAACTGAAAAACGACCCGGACTCCCGCCGGATCATCGTCTCGGCGTGGAACGTCGGCGAGCTGGATAAAATGGCGCTGGCGCCGTGCCACGCCTTCTTCCAGTTCTACGTCGCCGACGGCAAGCTCTCCTGCCAGCTGTATCAGCGCTCCTGCGACGTATTCCTCGGCCTGCCGTTTAACATCGCCAGCTACGCGCTGCTGGTGCATATGGTGGCGCAGCAGTGCGATCTGCAGGTCGGTGATTTCGTCTGGACCGGCGGCGACACCCATCTGTACAGCAACCATCTTGAGCAGACCAACCTGCAGTTGAGCCGCGAACCGCGTCCGCTGCCGAAGCTGGTCATCAAACGCAAACCGGCGTCGATTTTCGACTACCGTTTTGAAGACTTCGAGATTGAAGGTTACGATCCGCACCCGGGCATTAAAGCGCCGGTGGCGATTTAA
- the lgt gene encoding prolipoprotein diacylglyceryl transferase, whose amino-acid sequence MNSGYLHFPEFDPVIFSLGPVSLHWYGLMYLVGFVFAMWLATRRANRPGSGWTKNEVENLLYAGFLGVFLGGRIGYVLFYNLPVFLADPLYLFRVWDGGMSFHGGLIGVILVMIIFARRTKRTFFQVSDFIAPLIPFGLGAGRLGNFINGELWGRVDPSFHYTMIFPGSRAEDLALLPTHPEWQSLFDTYGALPRHASQLYELALEGVVLFLILNLFIRKPRPTGSVSGLFLIGYGLFRIIVEFFRQPDAQFTGGWVQYISMGQILSIPMVLAGIIMMVWAYRHRPQQQNS is encoded by the coding sequence CCCTCCACTGGTACGGTTTGATGTACCTGGTGGGCTTTGTCTTTGCGATGTGGCTGGCCACCCGTCGGGCGAATCGTCCGGGCAGCGGCTGGACGAAAAATGAAGTGGAAAACCTGCTCTACGCGGGCTTCCTCGGCGTCTTCCTGGGCGGCCGTATCGGCTACGTGCTGTTTTACAACCTGCCGGTATTTCTTGCCGATCCGCTGTATCTGTTCCGCGTCTGGGACGGCGGCATGTCGTTCCACGGCGGCCTGATCGGCGTGATCCTGGTGATGATTATCTTCGCCAGACGCACCAAACGCACCTTCTTCCAGGTCTCCGATTTTATCGCGCCGCTGATCCCGTTTGGCCTTGGCGCCGGACGTCTGGGCAACTTCATCAACGGTGAGCTGTGGGGCCGCGTGGACCCGAGCTTCCACTACACGATGATTTTCCCGGGCTCCCGTGCCGAAGACCTGGCGCTGCTGCCGACGCATCCGGAATGGCAATCGCTGTTCGATACCTACGGCGCGCTGCCGCGTCACGCGTCGCAGCTGTACGAGCTGGCGCTGGAAGGCGTGGTGCTGTTCCTGATCCTGAACCTGTTTATCCGTAAACCGCGCCCGACCGGCTCCGTTTCCGGTCTGTTCCTGATTGGCTACGGCCTGTTCCGCATCATCGTGGAATTCTTCCGCCAGCCCGACGCCCAGTTCACCGGCGGCTGGGTGCAGTACATCAGCATGGGGCAGATTCTTTCGATCCCGATGGTGCTTGCGGGTATCATCATGATGGTTTGGGCTTACCGCCATCGTCCGCAGCAACAGAATTCTTGA
- the recC gene encoding exodeoxyribonuclease V subunit gamma, whose product MLRVYHSNRLDVLEALMEFIVERQRLDDPFQAEMVLVQSTGMAQWLQMTLASRFGIAANIEFPLPASFIWDMFVRVLKDIPGESAFSKQSMSWKLMTLLPQHLEEDDFILLRQYLSDDGDKRKLFQLAARVADLYDQYLVYRPEWLMRWEAGQRVEGLGDAQQWQAPLWQALVSYTAELGQPQWHRANLYQRFISTLEKADEPPAGLPSRVFICGISALPPVYLQALQALGKHVDVYVLFTNPCRYYWGDIKDPAFLAKLLSRQRRHHREARALPLFRDTEQAPGLFNDAGEQDVGNPLLASWGKLGRDYIYLLAGLERYEELDAFVDIAPDNLLHNLQSDILELRNAAVAGQSAEAFAHSRDKRPLALDDRSLSIHVCHSPQREVEVLHDRLLAMLEADPTLTPRDIIVMVADIDSYSPYIQAVFGAASGDRWLPWAISDRRARESHPVLQAFITLLSLPDSRFASEDVLALLDVPVLAARFNITEEGLRYLRQWVNESGVRWGMDDDNVRELDLPATGQHTWRFGLTRMLLGYAMDSREGEWQSVLPYDESSGLIAELVGNLASLLMQLNLWRRGLAQQRPLAEWLPVCRDLLNDFFLPDSETEAALALIEQQWLAVIDSGLEAQYGDQVPLTLLRDELAQRLDQQRISQRFLAGPVNICTLMPMRSIPFKVVCLLGMNDGVYPRTLPPLGFDLMSQKPQRGDRSRRDDDRYLFLEALMSAEQTLYISYIGRSIQDNSERFPSVLVQELVDYIGQSHCLAGDEELDCDASEARVKAYITHLHTRMPFDVANFQEDENKSYAREWLAAAGQQGEAHSDFIQPLTAPPIDSLPFEQLLRFWQHPVRAFFQQRLRVNFRAEEDDIPDDEPFTLEGLSRYQLNQQLLNTLIEEQDDSAMFRRFRAAGELPYGAFGELVWETQRLEMQALAERVMAERQQAQSMEIDLQCGGVNLTGWLQQVQPDGLLRWRPSLLSVSQGMQLWLEHLVYCASGGTGESRLFVRKEGEWRFPALAPAEAQAYLNALVDGYLLGMSQPLLLLPESGGAWLKACYDAEKDVILMDEETQQKARSKFLQTYEGNMVVSGEGADIWYQRLWRSLEPAHYEEIIAQTQRYLLPLYRYHQSTQI is encoded by the coding sequence ATGTTAAGGGTATACCACTCAAACCGGCTGGATGTTCTCGAGGCGTTGATGGAATTTATCGTCGAGCGCCAGCGGCTGGATGACCCTTTTCAGGCCGAAATGGTGCTGGTGCAGAGTACCGGTATGGCGCAGTGGCTGCAGATGACCCTGGCCTCGCGCTTCGGAATTGCCGCCAATATCGAGTTCCCGCTGCCGGCGAGCTTTATCTGGGACATGTTCGTGCGCGTCCTGAAAGATATTCCTGGCGAAAGCGCCTTCAGCAAGCAGAGCATGAGCTGGAAGCTGATGACCCTCCTGCCGCAGCACCTGGAGGAAGACGATTTTATCTTGCTGCGCCAGTATCTGAGCGATGACGGCGACAAGCGCAAACTGTTTCAACTCGCCGCCCGGGTGGCGGACCTCTATGACCAGTACCTCGTCTATCGCCCGGAGTGGCTGATGCGCTGGGAGGCCGGCCAGCGGGTGGAAGGTCTCGGCGATGCCCAGCAGTGGCAGGCGCCGCTGTGGCAGGCGCTGGTGAGCTATACCGCCGAGCTGGGGCAACCGCAGTGGCACCGCGCCAATCTCTACCAGCGCTTTATCAGTACCCTGGAAAAAGCGGACGAACCGCCCGCCGGGCTGCCGTCGCGCGTCTTCATCTGCGGGATTTCCGCGCTGCCGCCGGTCTATCTTCAGGCCCTGCAGGCGCTGGGTAAGCATGTCGATGTCTACGTATTGTTTACCAACCCCTGCCGCTACTACTGGGGAGACATTAAGGATCCGGCGTTCCTGGCGAAGCTGCTGTCGCGCCAGCGGCGCCATCACCGCGAGGCGCGCGCGCTACCCCTGTTTCGCGACACCGAGCAGGCGCCGGGGTTGTTTAATGACGCTGGGGAACAGGATGTCGGCAACCCGTTGCTCGCCTCCTGGGGCAAACTGGGGCGCGATTATATCTACCTGTTGGCGGGGCTGGAGCGCTATGAGGAGCTGGACGCCTTTGTCGATATTGCCCCCGATAACCTGTTGCATAACCTGCAATCGGATATCCTCGAACTGCGCAACGCGGCGGTGGCCGGGCAGAGCGCAGAGGCGTTCGCCCACAGTCGCGACAAACGTCCGCTGGCGCTGGATGACCGCAGCCTGAGCATTCACGTCTGCCACAGTCCGCAGCGCGAAGTGGAGGTTCTGCACGATCGGCTACTGGCGATGCTGGAGGCGGATCCGACGCTCACCCCGCGGGATATCATCGTCATGGTGGCGGATATCGACAGCTACAGTCCCTATATTCAGGCGGTGTTTGGCGCGGCCAGCGGCGATCGCTGGTTGCCGTGGGCGATCTCCGACCGTCGCGCCCGCGAGTCGCACCCGGTGCTGCAGGCGTTTATCACGCTGCTCTCGCTGCCGGACAGCCGCTTCGCCAGCGAAGATGTGCTGGCGCTGCTGGACGTGCCGGTGCTGGCGGCGCGCTTTAATATCACGGAAGAAGGGCTGCGCTACCTGCGCCAGTGGGTGAACGAGTCCGGCGTCCGCTGGGGAATGGATGACGACAACGTCCGCGAGCTGGACCTGCCTGCGACCGGGCAGCATACCTGGCGGTTCGGCCTCACCCGTATGCTGTTGGGCTACGCCATGGACAGCCGCGAGGGAGAGTGGCAGTCGGTGCTGCCGTATGACGAATCCAGCGGTTTGATCGCCGAACTGGTGGGCAACCTCGCGTCGCTGCTGATGCAGCTTAATCTGTGGCGACGCGGCCTTGCCCAGCAGAGGCCGCTGGCGGAGTGGCTGCCGGTCTGTCGCGATCTGCTGAATGACTTTTTCCTGCCGGACAGCGAGACCGAAGCGGCGCTGGCACTGATTGAGCAACAATGGCTGGCGGTTATTGATAGCGGTCTGGAAGCACAGTATGGCGACCAGGTGCCGCTGACGCTACTGCGCGATGAGCTGGCCCAGCGTCTCGATCAGCAGCGGATCAGCCAGCGCTTTCTTGCTGGCCCGGTCAACATCTGCACCCTGATGCCGATGCGCTCTATTCCTTTCAAAGTGGTTTGCCTGCTGGGGATGAACGACGGGGTTTATCCGCGAACGCTACCGCCGCTGGGCTTTGATTTAATGAGCCAGAAGCCGCAGCGCGGCGACCGCAGCCGGCGCGATGATGACCGCTATCTGTTCCTCGAAGCGCTGATGTCCGCCGAACAGACGCTGTATATCAGCTATATCGGACGTTCGATCCAGGACAACAGCGAGCGCTTTCCTTCGGTGCTGGTGCAGGAGCTGGTGGATTACATTGGCCAGAGCCACTGTCTTGCTGGCGACGAAGAGCTTGACTGCGACGCCAGCGAAGCCCGGGTCAAAGCCTATATCACCCATCTGCATACGCGCATGCCGTTCGACGTCGCTAATTTCCAGGAAGACGAGAACAAGAGCTACGCTCGTGAATGGCTGGCCGCCGCCGGCCAGCAGGGAGAGGCGCATAGCGATTTTATACAGCCGCTCACCGCGCCGCCGATTGACAGCCTGCCGTTCGAGCAGCTCTTACGCTTCTGGCAGCACCCGGTTCGCGCGTTCTTTCAGCAGCGTTTGCGGGTCAATTTCCGCGCCGAAGAGGACGATATTCCAGACGACGAGCCCTTCACTCTTGAAGGGCTGAGCCGTTATCAACTGAATCAGCAACTGCTCAATACGCTTATCGAGGAGCAGGACGACTCAGCCATGTTCCGCCGCTTCCGCGCCGCCGGCGAGCTGCCGTATGGCGCCTTTGGCGAGCTGGTCTGGGAGACGCAGCGCCTGGAGATGCAGGCTCTGGCCGAGCGGGTGATGGCCGAGCGCCAGCAGGCGCAGAGTATGGAGATCGATCTGCAGTGCGGCGGCGTGAACCTGACCGGCTGGCTGCAGCAGGTGCAGCCGGACGGTCTGCTGCGCTGGCGGCCTTCGCTGCTGAGCGTCTCCCAGGGGATGCAACTTTGGCTGGAACACCTTGTCTACTGTGCCAGCGGCGGCACCGGCGAGAGCCGGCTGTTTGTGCGGAAAGAGGGAGAGTGGCGCTTCCCGGCGCTGGCGCCCGCCGAGGCGCAGGCGTACCTTAATGCGCTGGTGGATGGCTATTTGCTGGGGATGTCGCAGCCGCTGCTGCTGCTGCCGGAAAGCGGTGGCGCCTGGCTGAAAGCCTGTTACGACGCCGAAAAGGATGTCATCTTAATGGACGAAGAGACGCAGCAGAAAGCGCGGAGCAAATTCCTGCAGACCTACGAAGGTAATATGGTGGTCAGCGGGGAGGGCGCCGATATCTGGTATCAACGCCTGTGGCGTTCGCTGGAGCCGGCGCATTACGAAGAAATTATTGCTCAGACGCAGCGTTATCTGTTACCGCTATATCGTTACCATCAGTCCACACAAATTTAA